The region gtctgggatgaggggtctgggacaatatactctctgggatgaggggtctggggcaatatactgtctaggatgaggggtctgggacaatgtactgtctgggatgaggggtctgggatgggggtctgggacaatatactgtctgggatgaggggtctgggatgagggtctgggacaatgcactgtctgggatgaggggtctgggacaatgcactgtctgggatgaggggtctgggacaatatactgtctgggatgaggggtctgggacaatatactgtctgggatgagggtgtGGGGCAatatactgtctgggatgaggggtctgggacaatgtactacCTGGGACGAGGGGTCTGGGATgagggtctgggacaatgtactgtctgggatgaggggtctgggatgaggggtctgggacaatatactctctgggatgaggggtctggggcaatatactgtctaggatgaggggtctggaacaatgtactgtctgggatgaggggtctgggatgaGGGTCTGGGACAATATACTGTCTGGGATGGGGGTCTGGGATGAGGGTCTGGggcaatgtactgtctgggatgagggtctGGGACAatatactgtctgggatgagggtctGTGATGAGGGTCTGGGACACtttctgggatgaggggtctgggacaatgtactttctgggatgaggggtctgggacaatataCTCTCTGGGATGAAGGGTCTGGGACAATGTgctgtctgggatgagggtctGGGACAatatactgtctgggatgaggggtctgggacaatatactctctgggatgaggggtctgggacaatgtactgtctgggatgaagGGTCTGGGACAATATACTGTCTGGggtgaggggtctgggacaatgtactgtctgatatgaggggtctgggatgaggtgtctgggacaatgtactgtctgggatgagggtctgggacaatgtactgtctgggatgagggtctGGGATGAggtgtctgggacaatgtactgtctgggatgagggtctgggacaatgtactgtctggggtGAGGGTCTGGGACAatatactgtctgggatgagggtgtgggacaatgtactgtctgggatgaggggtctgggacaatgtactgtctgggatgaggggtctgggacaatgtactgtctgggatgagggtctgggacaatgtactgtctgggatgagggtgtgggacaatgtactgtctgggatgagggtctgggacaatgtactgtctgggatgaggggtctgggacaatgtactgtctgggatgagggtctGGGataatgtactgtctgggatgagggtgatgaggtgtCTGGGATGAGGAATAATACAGAATAATGAAACAAACACAAAAATAAATGTTATAAAAACAATCACATTCAACTTCATTCCTCAATCAATATTGGTACCCCGGTTGGCCTTCAACTTGAGTTACTtaatgagagggggcagcactgagctagcctgcatgTTATGTctaatggcagcctgcagtaccccggttggCCTTCAACTTGAGTTACTTAATGAGAGtaggcagcactgagctagcctgcatgTTATGTctaatggcagcctgcagtaccccggttggCCTTCCACTTGAGTTACTtaatgagagggggcagcactgagctagcctgcatgTTATGTctaatggcagcctgcagtaccccggttggCCTTCCACTTGAGTTACTtaatgagagggggcagcactgagctagcctgcaacgtcacttcctggagtagctcaaactCTACATAAATCTCCCACATGAGACGCCATCTTAACCGCCTTCATTTGGCTTCAATGCTGttgagtcttcacataggaatgaatggtgtcatGTGATTGGTGGCTTTGTTCATTCATCTGGCCAAAGTCCAGTTATCTCTGACTGTGTCATTTGTTTTTCTCCAGGGTCGTCTGAGGTTCAGGTTGTTGGACCGGCTGACCGAGTCGTTGCCTTAGCTGGTGATGACATCATTCTACCATGTTCCCTGGAACCCAGTGCCAGTGCTGAGAACATGGCAGTGCAGTGGACAAGATTGAACACGAAAGCAGAAAAGGTCCACCTTTACCTTGACGGTCGAGACTCCAATGGGGATCAGTTTCCATCCTACAGGGGAAGGACATCAATGTTTCATGAAGAACTGAATAACGGCAACGTCTCCTTAAAGCTGACCAGAGTTACGCTCTCTGATACTGGAGGCTACAGGTGCTTCATTCCAACACTGACCAGCCAGGTGAAGGAAACCACCGTTCAACTCTTTGTTGGTGAGTCATGAATACTGGAGATGTGATCAGAGGTTGTTTTGGTAAATCTGGCTAAATGATTGGCTGCTAAAATATCAACatgtcttcctccctcatcattacttcctctgttatagatcatgtattcagctggtcttcctccctcatcatgtattcagctggtcttcctccctcatcatgtattcagctggtcttcctccctcatcatgtattcagctggtcttcctccctcatcattccttcctctgttatagatcatgtattcagctggtcttcctccctcatcattccttcctctgttatagatcatgtattcagctggtcttcctccctcatcatgtattcagctggtcttcctccctcatcattccttcctctgttatagatcatgtattcagctggtcttcctccctcatcatgtattcagctggccttcctccctcatcatgtattcagctgctcttcctccctcatcattccttcctctgttatagatcatgtattcagctggtcttcctccctcatcatgtattcagctggtcttcctccctcatcatgtattcagctgctcttcctccctcatcattccttcctctgttagagatcatgtattcagctggtcttcctccctcatcattccttcctctgttatagatcatgtattcagctggtcttcctccctcatcatgtattcagctggtcttcctcctcatcattccttcctctgttatagatcatgtattcagctggtcttcctccctcatcatgtattcagctggtcttcctccctcatcattcattcctctgttatagatcatgtattcagctggtcttcctccctcatcatgtattcagctggtcttcctccctcatcatgtattcagctggtcttcctccctcatcatgtattcagctggtcttcctcctcatcattccttcctctgttatagatcatgtattcagctggtcttcctccctcatcattccttcctctgttatagatcatgtattcagctggtcttcctccctcatcattccttcctctgttacagatcatgtattcagctggtcttcctccctcatcattccttcctctgttatagatcatgtattcagctggtcttcctccctcatcattccttcctctgttatagatcatgtattcagctggtcttcctcccttatcatgtattcagctggtcttcctccctcatcattccttcctctgttatagatcatgtattcagctggtcttcctccctcatcatgtattcagctggtcttcctccctcatcatgtattcagctggtcttcctccctcatcatgtattcagctggtcttcctccctcatcatgtattcagctgttCAGCACACAGCCTTTACAACACACTCCTCACACATCCAAACCTCCCACACTTTcgcactgtctgtgtcccaatattcctactaggCATTAAATTAAATAGCAGGAAGTGTTTAATGTtgttaatactggagtgttgcagggttctgttaatgctggagtgctgcagggttctgttaatactggagtgctgcagggttctgttaatactggagtgctgcagggttctgttaatactggagtgctgcagggttctgttaatactggagtgctgcagggttctgttaatactggagtgttgcagggttctgttaatactggagtgctgcagggttctgttaatactggagtgccgcagggttctgttaatactggagtgctgcaggttctgttaatattggagtgctgcagggttctgttaatattggagtgctgcagggttctgttaatactggagtgctgcagggttctgttaatactggagtgctgcagggttctgttaatactggagtgctgcagggttctgttaatattggagtgctgcagggttctgttaataccggagtgctgcagggttctgttaatactggggtgctgcagggttctgttaatactggagtgctgtagggttctgttaatactggagtgctgcagggttctgttaatattggagtgctgcagggttctgttaatactggagtgctgcagggttctgttaatactggggtgctgcagggttctgttaatactggggtgctgcagggttctgttaatactggagagtagctgctgccttggcaggaactaatggggatccataataaaccccaggaagagtagctgctgccttggcaggaactaatggggatccataataaaccccaggaagagtagcggctgccttggcaggaactaatggggatccataataaaccccaggaagagtagctgctgccttgacaggaactaatggggatccataataaaccccaggaagagtagctgctgccttggcaggaactaatggagatccataataaaccccaggaagagtagctgctgccttggcaggaactaatggggatccataataaaccccaggaagagtagctgctgccttgggaggaactaatggggatccataataaacctcaggaagagtagctgctgccttggcaggaactaatggggatccataataaaccccaggaagagtagctgctgccttgggaggaactaatggggattcataataaaccccaggaagagtagctgctgccttggcaggaacgaatggggatccataataaaccccaggaagagtagctgctgccttggcaggaactaatggggatccataataaaccccaggaagactagctgctgccttggcaggaacgaatggggatccataataaaccccaggaagagtagctgctgccttgacgggaactaatggggatccataataaaccccaggaagagtagctgctgccttgacgggaactaatggggatccataataaaccccaggaagagtagctgctgccttgacaggaactaatggagatccataataaatacaaatgcaaACTACAAATCTGGTATCTGTGTAGGAGTGCTGGTAATACTGGAGCTgttctcagccagtgatctctgttttatcttgtatctgtatctcagccagtgatctctgttttatcttgtatctgtatctcagccagtgatctctgttttatcttgtatctgtatctcagccagtgatctgttttatcttgtatctgtatctcagccagtgatctgttttatcttgtatctgtatctcagccagtgatctctgttttatcttgtatctgtatctcagccagtgatctgttttatcttgtatctgtaggtgctgtatctcagccagtgatctctgttttatcttgtatctgaaggtgctgtatctcagccagtgatctctgttttatcttgtatctgtatctcagccagtgatctgttttatcttgtatctctgtaggtgctgtatctcagccagtgatctctggtttatcttgtatctgtaggtgctgtttctcagccagtgatctctgttttatcttgtatctgtgtaggtgctgtatctcagccagtgatctctgttttatcttgtatctgtgtaggtgctgtatctcagccagtgatctctgttttatcttgtatctgtgtaggtgctgtatctcagccagtgatctctgttttatcttgtatctgtatctcagccagtgatctctgttttatcttgtatctgtatctcagccagtgatctctgttttatcttgtatctctgtaggtgctgtatctcagccagtgatctctgtggTATCTTGTATCTGtttctcagccagtgatctctgttttatcttgtatctgtaggtgctgtttctcagccagtgatctctgttttatcttgtatctgtgtaggtgctgtatctcagccagtgatctctgttttatcttgtatctctgtaggtgctgtatctcagccagtgatctctgttttatcttgtatctgtatctcagccagtgatctgttttatcttgtatctctgtaggtgctgtatctcagccagtgatctctggtttatcttgtatctgtaggtgctgtatctcagccagtgatctctgttttatcttgtatctgtgtaggtgctgtatctcagccagtgatctgttttatcttgtatctgtaggtgctgtatctcagccagtgatctctgttttatcttgtatctgtaggtgctgtatctcagccagtgatctctgttttatcttgtatctatgtaggtgctgtatctcagccagtgatctgttttatcttgtatctgtaggtgctgtatctcagccagtgatctccgttttatcttgtatctgtaggtgatgtatctcagccagtgatctctgttttatcttgtatctgtaggtgctgtatctcagccagtgatctctgttttatcttgtatctgtaggtgctgtatctcagccagtgatctctgttttatcttgtatctgtatctcagccagtgatctctgttttatcttgtatctgtgtaggtgctgtatctcagccagtgatctctggtttatcttgtatctgtgtaggtgctgtatctcagccagtgatctctgttttatcttgtatctgtaggtgctgtatctcagccagtgatctctgttttatcttgtatctgtaggtgctgtatctcagacagtgatctgttttatcttgtatctgtaggtgttgtatctcagacagtgatctctgttttatcttgtatctgtaggtgctgtatctcagccagtgatctctattgtatcttgtatctgtaggtgctgtatctcagccagtgatctctgttttatcttgtatctcagccagtgatctctgttttatcttgtatctgtaggtgctgtatctcagccagtgatctctattgtatcttgtatctgtaggtgctgtatctcagccagtgatctctgttttatcttgtatctcagccagtgatctctgttttatcttgtatctgtaggtgctgtatctcagccagtgatctctgttttatcttgtatctgtaggtgctgtatctcagccagtgatctctgttttatcttgtatctgtaggtgctgtatctcagccagtgatctctgttttatcttgtgtctcagccagtgatctctgttttatcttgtatctgtaggtgatgtatctcagccagtgatctctgttttatcttgtgtcTCAGACAGTGATCTCTGTgttatcttgtatctgtgtaggtgctgtatctcagccagtaatctctgttttatcttgtatctgtaggtgctgtatctcagacagtgatctctgttttatcttgtatctgtaggtgctgtatctcagccagtgatctctggtttatcttgtatctgtaggtgctgtatctcagccagtgatctctgttttatcttgtatctgtatctcagccagtgatctctgttttatcttgtacctgtaggtgctgtatctcagccagtgatctctgttttatcttgtatctgtgtaggtgctgtatctcagccagtgatctctgttttatcttgtatctgtgtaggtgctgtatctcagccagtgatctctgttttatcttgtatctgtaggtgctgtatctcagccagtgatctctgttttatcttgtatctgtgtaggtgctgtatctcagccagtgatctctgtgttatcttgtatctgtgtaggtgctgtatctcagccagtgatctctggtttatcttgtatctgtgtaggtgctgtatctcagccagtgatctctggtttatcttgtatctgaaggtgctgtatctcagccagtgatctctatTGTTGGAACTAAAGACTGGGGGGTGGTCCTGAAGTGTGAGTCTGGAGGCTGGTTTCCTGAACCTGAGATGGAATGGCTGGACAGTTCTGGAACCATCCTCCCTGCTGATGGACCTCCAGAGAAATACAGGGACTCAGAGGACCTCTACGCTGTGAGACGACATGTCAccgtggaccagactgacaccaACAGGTTCACCTGTAGAGTTCACCAGACGGAGATCAACCACCTGAAGGAGACAGAGATTCATGTCTCAGGTGATGTCTTCATTGGTTAACCCAAATACCTGAGACCCCTTGTTAGACTAGTTAGTGGACGACGGTTTTCTAGGGGATGACCTTATTGGTCTGTTCAGTAGTATTTATAAATGATGCTTTACTtcctgtacagtatatatgtagtgTTGTAATGGTTTGACATGACTTCTCTGTTTCAGATGACGTGTTTCCTAAATCACAAGTAGGGTTGATTATTGGTCTACTAATAGCAGCAGCTGTTGTAGTTCTCACAGCTTCAGTTGGTGTCTACAAGTGGAGAAAACATACAGGTGAGTTTAACCTTGATGTCTGACTGGTCCTTGACCTCTGACTGGTCCTTGAcctctgactggtccttgatctctgactggtccttgatctctgactggtccttgatctctgactggtccttgatgtCTGACTGGTTCTAgatctctgactggtccttgatctctgactggtccttgatctctgactggtccttgacctctgactggtccttgatctctgactggtccttgatgtctgactggtccttgatgtctgactggtccttgatgtctgactggtccttgatgtCTGATTGGTCCTTgatctctgactggtccttgatctctgactggtccttgatctctgactggtccttgatctctgactggtccttgatgtctgactggtccttgatatctgactggtccttgatatctgactggtccttgatctctgactggtccttgatctctgactggtccttgacctctgactggtccttgatctctgactggtccttgatctctgactggtccttgatctctgactggtccttgatctctgactggtccttgatgtCTGACTGTCCATTAGACTCTATTCATTTATACCAGGTTACCTTCAGACCAGTCCTTTATTAGATCAGGATATAACTAGGAATGACCCATATACTGTCCATTAGACTTCATTTATACCAGGTTACCTTCAGACCAGTCCTGTATTAGATCAGGATATAACTAGGAATGACCCATATACTGTCCATTAGACTCTATTCATTTATACCAGGTGACCTTCAGACCAGTCCTGTATTAGATCAGGATATAACTAGGAATGACCCATATACTGTCCATTAGACTCTATTCATTTATACCAGAGGaaacaggctatgaggggtggccagtcctcttcttttTAATGGTTATTATTGTAATGCATTTTTACACTTTCTTTTGTCTACAGAGAAGCTTAGAAGAGAATTTGAAGAAGAAGGTAAGTGTCTTGTTATAATATATGACCCTGTGAATAAATAAACATGTAAATCATGTTGTAGAGCACAACGGATTCAGGAGAGTTTGACCTTTGTACAACATGTCTGACCCCCAAACAGCCAATCAGACACTGAGTCTCTGCTTTTAtgcatttgttttattttgtctaCAGAGAAGAAGcttggtttattactataatactgatgggtcaactgttaatcacagacctcatggtttattactataatactgatgggtcaactgttaatcacagatctcatggtttattactataatactgatgggtcaactgttaatcacagacctcatggtttattactataatactgatgggtcaactgttaatcacagacctcatggtttattactataatactgatgggtcaactgttaatcacagacctcatggtttattactataatactgatgggtcaactgttaatcacagacctcatggtttattactataatactgatgggtcaactgttaatcacagacctcgtggtttattactataatactgatgggtcaactgttaatcacagacctcatggtttattactataatactgatgggtcaactgttaatcacagacctcatggtttattactataatactgatgggtcaactgttaatcacagacctcatggtttattactataatactgatgggtcaactgttaatcacagacctcatggtttattactataatactgatgggtcaactgttaatcacagacctcatggtttattactataatactgatgggtcaactgttaatcacagacctcatggtttattactataatactgatgggtcaactgttaatcacagacctcatggtttattactataatactgatgggtcaactgttaatcacagacctcatggtttattactataatactgatgggtcaactgttaatcacagacctcatggtttattactataatactgatgggtcaactgttaatcacagacctcatggtttattactataatactgatggtcaactgtcaactgtttattactataattaatcacagacctcatggtttattactataatactgatgggtcaactgttaatcacagacctcatggtttattactataatactgatgggtcaactgttaatcacagacctcatggtttattactataatactgatgggtcaactgttaatcacagacctcatggtttattactataatactgatgggtcaactgttaatcacagacctcatggtttattactattgatgggtcaactgttaatcacagacctcatggtttattactaatactgatgggtcaactgttaatcacagacctcatggtttattactataatactgatgggtcaactgtaaTACtgatggtttattactataatactgatgggtcaactgttaatcacagacctcatggtttattactataatactgatgggtcaactgttaatcacagacctcatggtttattactataatactgatgggtcaactgttaatcacagacctcatggtttattactataatactgatgggtcaactgttaatcacagacctcatggtttattactataatactataatcaCAGACCTCtgatggtttattactataatactgatgggtcaactgttaatcacagacctcatggtttattactataatactgatgggtcaactgttaatcacagacctcatggtttattactataatactgatgggtcaactgttaatcacagacctcatggtttattactataatactgatgggtcaactgttaatcacagacctcatggtttattactataatactgatgggtcaactgttaatcacagacctcatggtttattactataatactgatgggtcaactgttaatcacagacctcatggtttattactataatactgatgggtcaactgttaatcacagacctcatggtttattactataatactgatgggtcaactgttaatcacagacctcatggtttattactataatactgatgggtcaactgttaatcacagacctcatggtttattactataatactgatgggtcaactgttaatcacagacctcatggtttattactataatactgatgggtcaactgttaatcacagacctcatggtttattactataatactgatgggtcaactgttaatcacagacctcatggtttattactataatactgatgggtcaactgttaatcacagaccctttatggtcaactgttaatcacattagtttattactataatactgatgggtcaactgttaatcacagacctcatggtttattactataatactgatgggtcaactgttaatcacagacctcatggtttattactataatactgatgggtcaactgttaatcacagacctcatggtttattactataatactgatgggtcaactgttaatcacagacctcatggtttattactataatactgatgggtcaactgttaatcacagacctcatggtttattactataatactgatgggtcaactgttaatcacagacctcatggtttattactataatactgatgggtcaactgttaatcacagacctcatggtttattactataatactgatgggtcaactgttaatcacagacctcatggtttattactataatactgatgggtcaactgttaatcacagacctcatggtttattactataatactgatgggtcaactgttaatcacagacctcatggtttattactataatactgatgggtcaactgttaatcacagacctcatggtttattactataatactgatgggtcaactgttaatcacagacctcatggtttattactataatactgatg is a window of Oncorhynchus nerka isolate Pitt River unplaced genomic scaffold, Oner_Uvic_2.0 unplaced_scaffold_1219, whole genome shotgun sequence DNA encoding:
- the LOC135569069 gene encoding butyrophilin subfamily 1 member A1-like; amino-acid sequence: SSEVQVVGPADRVVALAGDDIILPCSLEPSASAENMAVQWTRLNTKAEKVHLYLDGRDSNGDQFPSYRGRTSMFHEELNNGNVSLKLTRVTLSDTGGYRCFIPTLTSQVKETTVQLFVGAVSQPVISIVGTKDWGVVLKCESGGWFPEPEMEWLDSSGTILPADGPPEKYRDSEDLYAVRRHVTVDQTDTNRFTCRVHQTEINHLKETEIHVSDDVFPKSQVGLIIGLLIAAAVVVLTASVGVYKWRKHTEKLRREFEEEEKKLREQMEEQVKDFKLRVKRDAMFVSKHKDYLVQNVTIGISIASFLYHKRLIRSEMYSEIHAASTKLDQMKLLYEALEEAEDTSMVKSDFYRNLLNQDPYVVFDLGVKFVDVHKVQLIQNVTKMKPILHELFYEKLYRDISIKEMTRQDQMKQMRLLYKALEEAEDTRSAKLDFYRILLDLEPDLVKNLGGYGRYIIYEEVRRERATTH